ATCATCTTCTCTTTGATAAGGTGACCCCCAGACGGCAACTAAGGCATCGCCAATATATTTTTCTAGGGTTCCTTCATAGGGGAAGACAATTTCTTCGACCATCATACTGAAGTATTCATTGAGCATCTCAATCACTGCCCGGGGAGACATGAGGGAAGACATTTGCGTAAATTGACTGATATCGGAAAACAGGGCTGTAACTTCTGTGTCTACAATTTTGTTCAAGTTGCCTTCTTCCCGTAGTTTACGGCTGACAGCTTTGGGAAAAAATCGTTCTAGCTTGTCCCGAAGGACGGCTTCGGATTCCATTTTCTGATAGAGTTGACTATGATCGATCGCGATCGCTGCCTGGTTCGCTAAAGCAGTTAAGAATTCTACATCTTCATCGGAATAGACATTAGCCAAGGATAAATTATCCACGTATAACACCCCAATGACCGTATCGCGAGGCTTGAGAGGGGCACAAATCGAGGCATGAATACATTGACTAATGACCGAATCAGAATCACTAAACCGACGATCCATTTGGGCATCTGCCGTCATAATAGTTTGTTGTTTTTCACAAACATAATTTGTGATTTTTTTACTATAAAATTGATAGTCTGCATGAATACCGACTTGAGAATGTACCGCTTTAACTTGCAGCTTTTCGGTTTGCGGATCGATCAACAAAATAGCAGCGCGGTCAATCTGCATTAAATCCAACAGAATTTCTAAGATTTTTTTGAGTAACTTATCGAGTCTTTTGGGATAGGAGAGTTGTTTACTAACTTCTAACAAAAGTTTGAGTTTATCTTCTTTCCGTTTTTGTTCATCCTGTTCTCGCAATTTGAGTACGGTTAAGCATTGTTCTTGATCGGACAATAACTCAGGTATTCCCACGTTGCCTCGATCGAGAGAAAATTCTTTAATAATAGTGCGATGTTCCTCTGGATCTAAACCCATGTTTTCTTCAACAACTTCCAGTTGGTCTCGATATTGAAAGCTAATTTTACCGCAGCGAATGATATCCTTATCCTTGAGTAATTTACTATCAATTCGACTTTCATTAATAAAGGTATGATTACTGCTATTGAGGTCGCTCATCTCAACCCCACTCGGTGTCCAGTGAATTTCGGCATGATGGCGGGAAATACTGGCGTGACTAATCACGATCATGTTATCGAGCGATCGCCCCAGGCTATTGATTCCCCAACGCAGTTCATATAATTTTTCATCCTGACTATGGGGAGCGTAGATTAAGTACGGCATAGTGTTTTCATGCGGGATGATAAGGGATAAAA
This sequence is a window from Roseofilum reptotaenium CS-1145. Protein-coding genes within it:
- a CDS encoding adenylate/guanylate cyclase domain-containing protein — translated: MPYLIYAPHSQDEKLYELRWGINSLGRSLDNMIVISHASISRHHAEIHWTPSGVEMSDLNSSNHTFINESRIDSKLLKDKDIIRCGKISFQYRDQLEVVEENMGLDPEEHRTIIKEFSLDRGNVGIPELLSDQEQCLTVLKLREQDEQKRKEDKLKLLLEVSKQLSYPKRLDKLLKKILEILLDLMQIDRAAILLIDPQTEKLQVKAVHSQVGIHADYQFYSKKITNYVCEKQQTIMTADAQMDRRFSDSDSVISQCIHASICAPLKPRDTVIGVLYVDNLSLANVYSDEDVEFLTALANQAAIAIDHSQLYQKMESEAVLRDKLERFFPKAVSRKLREEGNLNKIVDTEVTALFSDISQFTQMSSLMSPRAVIEMLNEYFSMMVEEIVFPYEGTLEKYIGDALVAVWGSPYQREDDAERAVKAAISMQWAVRRLNIQRQRRNHHPIHIHIGLNTGRVASGNIGTERLIQYAHIGDTMNVASRICSEAKANEILISASTFAQLNPHQIPVERLPLVQVKGKKDPLQVYRVLWEELPYQDTLNVEEESEE